In Cystobacter ferrugineus, the DNA window CCATCAGCGGGAGGAGACGTGACATGAGCCGCAAGATGATGTGGCTGGGGGGACTGCTCCCGTTGCTCGGGTTGTCCGCGTGGGGCGCGGGCCAGGGACAATCGATGCCGACCGCGCCCGCGGACGCGTCCGTGGTCAAGATGGGCGATATCGTTCCGCCCCGGGTGGTGCAACCGTGCAAGCCCGGCAACTGCCCATTCGCTGGTCAGAGCGTGACGGTGCTGGTGGCCAACAGCCGCCTGATCGGAAGGCCGGTGCTGGAGTTGAAGGATGAATTCGAGGCCGCCACGGGTGCCAGGCTCCACATCGTCTACCAGCCGCACGAGGAACTGTTCGCCAATTTGATTTCCGATATGACCAATCGCACCGGCAAATACGACGCGGCCATCGCCGGTGCCTGGTGGTTGGGCGAACTGGTGGCCGGTGATTACATCGTCGCCTACGACAAGTATTACAACGACCCGCGCTTTCCGAAGTGGAACATCGATGAGGTGCTTCCGGGCCCGCGCGGTCTGCTCTCCTACGGTGGCAAGAAATACATGGTCGCCAACGACCACGACGGCCAGGTCATGTACTACCGCCGCGACCTGCTCGAGGACCCACGGCACCAGGCCGCCTTCAAGCAGAAGTTCGGCTATGCCCTGGCCGTACCGACGACCTGGGAACAGTTCCGGGATGTGGCCGAGTACTTCAACGGCCGCGATCTCAACGGCGATGGTGTGCCTGACCACGGCCTGGGGATAGCACTGAAGCCCGGTGCACAGGGCATGTTCAACTTCATGTCGTTGTCGGCGCCGTTCGTGATCGGACCGGACAACCCCAGGCTGTACTGGTTCGATCCGAAGACCATGAAGCCGCTGATCGATGGCCCCGGCCATGTGCGGGCGCTCGAGGTCTTGGTCGATCTGGTCCGGTTCGGGCCCAGGGAGATGYTGACCTGGGATATGGGGAAGAGCTGGGACTATTTCCTGGCGGGGCGCGCCGCGCTCACCTTCACCTGGRGCGATCTGGGCGCGCTGTCACAGCAGGAGGGAAGCCAGGTCAAGGGCAAGGTC includes these proteins:
- a CDS encoding ABC transporter substrate-binding protein produces the protein MSRKMMWLGGLLPLLGLSAWGAGQGQSMPTAPADASVVKMGDIVPPRVVQPCKPGNCPFAGQSVTVLVANSRLIGRPVLELKDEFEAATGARLHIVYQPHEELFANLISDMTNRTGKYDAAIAGAWWLGELVAGDYIVAYDKYYNDPRFPKWNIDEVLPGPRGLLSYGGKKYMVANDHDGQVMYYRRDLLEDPRHQAAFKQKFGYALAVPTTWEQFRDVAEYFNGRDLNGDGVPDHGLGIALKPGAQGMFNFMSLSAPFVIGPDNPRLYWFDPKTMKPLIDGPGHVRALEVLVDLVRFGPREMLTWDMGKSWDYFLAGRAALTFTWXDLGALSQQEGSQVKGKVGSAPIPGTHGYYNIAQGKWVKTGQPNLVGNTTGGSWAGVISKYSKAPEATYYLLALMASKEKSQVYAARGWDGIDPGRRFHFPPPNGSGRLDTYLKAGWDEADIHDCLRAYSANFGNRLQLPYLRIPGAYSYWQALDVHLAEAESGQLSPEAALKAAAVDFEEITLRLGRERQRRAYRVSTGL